From the Thermoanaerobaculia bacterium genome, the window TCGTCAAGAACACTCTGGCGCTCCGGGCCATCCAGGGAGGCGCGCTCGAGCCGCTCGGCGACCATTTCACGGGCCCGACGGCGGTGGCCTGGAACGCCGACAACCCGGTTTCGCTCGCGAAGATCCTCACGACCTTCGCGAAGACCAACACGGCGATTTCGTTCAAGGGGGCGGTCGTCGAGGGGCGGGCCATCCCCGCCACCCAGATCCAGGCGATCGCGGAGCTCCCGACCCGCGAAGAGCTGGTCGGAAGGCTGCTCTTCATGCTACAATCACCGGTTCGCCGGCTCGTGACCGTGATGAACGGCCCCGTTCGCAACCTGGCATCGGTGCTCGCGCAGATCCGCGAGAAGAAGGAAACGTCCGCCCCCGCGGCCGAAGCCGCGCCGGGCGCCTGAAGATTTTGAGGAGAGGGAAATGGCATTGAACGTCGAACAGTTCGTCTCGGAAATCGAGTCCATGTCGGTGCTCGAACTCAACAACCTGGTCAAGTCGCTCGAGGAGAAGTTCGGGGTCTCGGCCGCCGCGATGGCGATGCCGGCGGCCGCCGCTCCCGCGGCGGGCGCCGCGGCTCCGGCCGAGGAGGAGAAGACGGAGTTCACCGTCGTTCTCGCGGCCGCCGGCGACAAGATCAAGACCATCAAGGTCGTCCGCGAAGTCACGGGGCTTGGCCTCAAGGAAGCCAAGGACCTCGTCGACGGCGCCCCGCAGACGCTCAAGGAGGGGGTTTCCAAGGACGACGCCGCGAACATCAAGAAGAAGTTCGAGGAAGTCGGCGCCAAGGTCGAGGTCAAGTAGCTCGATTCGCGAAGACGTGTTTGTATCCGGGGAATTGAACAGGGGGACCGCCCTCGGCGGCCCCCGTCTGCCTTTCGCGCAGACAAGGAGTCATAGGGCATGACGTTGCAAGCGAATCTACGCGAGCGCAAGGACTTCTCGAAGATCCGGGCCTTCATGGATCTTCCGAACCTGATCGACGTGCAGCGGCGCTCGTACGAGAAGTTCCTGCAGATGAACCTGCTCCAGGAGGAGCGCGAGGAGGTCGGGCTCCAGTCGGTCTTCAACGGGATCTTCCCGTTCGCCGA encodes:
- the rplJ gene encoding 50S ribosomal protein L10 translates to MNKTEKNSAVEELRVAIGGAKNAFVLGFSGIKVPDVTELRRQIRGSRSSYMVVKNTLALRAIQGGALEPLGDHFTGPTAVAWNADNPVSLAKILTTFAKTNTAISFKGAVVEGRAIPATQIQAIAELPTREELVGRLLFMLQSPVRRLVTVMNGPVRNLASVLAQIREKKETSAPAAEAAPGA
- the rplL gene encoding 50S ribosomal protein L7/L12, producing the protein MALNVEQFVSEIESMSVLELNNLVKSLEEKFGVSAAAMAMPAAAAPAAGAAAPAEEEKTEFTVVLAAAGDKIKTIKVVREVTGLGLKEAKDLVDGAPQTLKEGVSKDDAANIKKKFEEVGAKVEVK